Part of the Candidatus Glassbacteria bacterium genome is shown below.
GCGCGCTGGGCTACGCCGTTGACGAGCGCAAGGGATCGGCCAAGCAGCCAAACGCCAGGAGCAGGTAACTCCGCTTGCGCGGAACTATCTTGCTTGCACTTTGCAAAACTTTGAGTTAGAATCCCAGGAGTCGGCCCGGAACCATCAGCGGGACGGCTCTTTTTTTAACCGTCCCACGAGAGGGACCTGCTAAAGTGAAACACCTCCTGCTGCATGCCTGCTGCGCGCCGTGTTCTCCCTGCGTGCTCCGCGACCTGGGCCGGGAATACCGGGTCACCGTCTTTTTCTACAACCCGAATATCCAAGGCCGCGATGAGTACGAGCTGCGGCTGGAGGAAATCCAGCGCCTGTGCGCTGATCTCGAGCTAAGGCTGATCGAGGGCCCCTACGACCCGGAGCGCTTTTTCGACCGGGTGGGCCCGCTGGAGCATACGGGCGAGGGCGGCGAGCGCTGCGAGCAGTGTTTCCAGCTGCGGCTCGAGGAGACGTTCCGGATCGCCGACCGGATCGGGGCGGACCTGGTGGCGACCACCTTGTCGGTAAGCCCGCACAAGAACGCCGGGCAGATCAACAGAGCCGGCAGTCGCGCCGAGGCCGACGGCGAGGGCGTGGTGTTTCTCGAAGCAGATTTCAAGAAACAGGACGGATACCGCAAAACGTGCGAGCTGGCCCGCGAGTACGATTTCTACCGCCAGGATTTCTGCGGCTGCTCGTTCAGCAGGAAAGAACGGGA
Proteins encoded:
- a CDS encoding epoxyqueuosine reductase QueH, producing MSGTALFLTVPREGPAKVKHLLLHACCAPCSPCVLRDLGREYRVTVFFYNPNIQGRDEYELRLEEIQRLCADLELRLIEGPYDPERFFDRVGPLEHTGEGGERCEQCFQLRLEETFRIADRIGADLVATTLSVSPHKNAGQINRAGSRAEADGEGVVFLEADFKKQDGYRKTCELAREYDFYRQDFCGCSFSRKEREGRENAHRADPGR